One stretch of Arachis hypogaea cultivar Tifrunner chromosome 20, arahy.Tifrunner.gnm2.J5K5, whole genome shotgun sequence DNA includes these proteins:
- the LOC112786875 gene encoding uncharacterized protein, with the protein MARKGRFTRKPKVGPGCQQLQTAPPPVPPPVSTSHRDDSENLPDSGDSVPPTSRPFLPPRSVPRLAPQTSTTNNQNSEPSHVNSADNANDVDSVDQAADESFVDSRAQTRKGRKTTEFWEVRTIDSDGTIKPARLSVREAMEWPNGRKIILRFNKAKQAIGNEAGLLSGVLGLLGSNFGKFPICEESWHKITTKDKVYDECVKQIFHIDEDSEGTIKKIS; encoded by the exons ATGGCTAGAAAAGGTCGTTTCACAAGAAAACCGAAAGTAGGACCAGGATGTCAGCAACTACAAACGGCTCCGCCTCCGGTCCCGCCTCCGGTCTCGACTTCCCACCGTGATGACTCTGAAAATCTCCCGGACAGTGGTGATAGTGTCCCTCCAACTTCACGCCCGTTCCTTCCACCGCGTAGTGTACCAAGGCTGGCTCCACAAACGAGCACAACTAACAATCAGAACTCGGAGCCAAGCCATGTAAACTCGGCAGATAATGCTAATGATGTAGATTCTGTCGATCAAGCAGCTGATGAGTCTTTTGTTGATTCTAGAGCTCAGACTCGCAAAGGACGTAAGACTACAGAGTTTTGGGAAGTCAGGACAATCG ATTCCGATGGCACAATCAAGCCGGCAAGACTAAGCGTGAGGGAGGCCATGGAATGGCCTAACGGTAGAAAGATCATCCTCAGGTTCAACAAAGCAAAGCAAGCCATTGGAAACGAAGCTGGACTGTTGAGTGGCGTGCTTGGTCTGCTAGGATCTAACTTTGGGAAGTTTCCTATCTGTGAGGAAAGCTGGCATAAAATTACCACAAAGGACAAAGTTTATGACGAATGTGTGAAG CAAATTTTCCACATTGATGAAGATAGCGAAggaactataaaaaaaatatcttga
- the LOC112783206 gene encoding uncharacterized protein produces MSPPPQQPLTNLQDNLVVGLPSLPDLFLTALSVCLLFTSSTSKSHSITATRCPFLSFPLNPRRFLKIPAMSHSATSSPPSTPSLFLLPRRHNFASPQSLSDWLKPRLPSDSFASWGIKPGTKNVHNLWLELAEGETSLADSTPPIRTVQVVTVRVAGKHGKFLVEAYQELSDGNVRKRGRPLSEKMKPNEDPESAAVRAIREELGSVIIGGGEAGVIEVEDIVRIDPNSYEMRVEEKVSDSYPGLPGCYVLHTVCATVEGLPEGDFCTYEVEEYGASEEKNLADKAVSVKKHYWTWVSADSIKP; encoded by the coding sequence ATGTCACCGCCGCCGCAGCAGCCACTGACCAACCTCCAAGACAACCTGGTGGTCGGGCTTCCGTCGCTGCCAGATCTCTTCCTCACAGCCCTCTCCGTCTGCCTCCTATTCACGTCATCGACATCCAAATCTCACAGCATAACCGCCACAAGGTGCCCCTTCCTCTCTTTCCCTCTCAACCCACGCCGATTCCTAAAAATCCCCGCCATGTCCCATTCTGCCACGTCATCACCACCATCGACAccctctctttttcttctccctCGCCGCCACAACTTCGCGTCCCCTCAGTCCCTCTCCGACTGGCTGAAACCGCGTTTGCCCTCCGATTCGTTCGCCTCATGGGGAATCAAGCCTGGAACCAAGAACGTCCATAACCTATGGCTCGAGCTCGCAGAGGGTGAAACCTCCCTTGCCGATTCCACACCTCCGATTCGCACCGTTCAGGTCGTCACCGTCCGCGTTGCCGGAAAACACGGCAAGTTTCTCGTGGAGGCGTACCAGGAGCTCTCCGATGGCAACGTTAGGAAGCGTGGCCGGCCTTTGTCGGAAAAGATGAAGCCCAACGAAGATCCCGAATCCGCCGCCGTGAGGGCAATTAGGGAAGAGCTTGGCTCCGTCATCATCGGTGGTGGAGAAGCTGGGGTTATTGAGGTGGAGGACATTGTTCGGATCGATCCGAATTCGTACGAGATGAGGGTGGAGGAGAAGGTTTCGGATTCGTATCCGGGTTTGCCCGGTTGCTATGTGCTTCACACGGTGTGTGCCACCGTGGAAGGGTTGCCTGAGGGTGATTTCTGCACCTATGAGGTTGAGGAGTATGGGGCTTCTGAAGAGAAGAATCTCGCGGATAAAGCTGTGTCTGTTAAGAAGCATTATTGGACATGGGTTAGTGCTGATTCCATCAAACCTTGA